From the Lampris incognitus isolate fLamInc1 chromosome 6, fLamInc1.hap2, whole genome shotgun sequence genome, one window contains:
- the LOC130114337 gene encoding seipin-like: protein MTGPVLLWLQDLAAVSLLKARRTLFQAAIIFCALVLLLWVSVFLYGSFYYSYMPTISFSTPVHYYYRSDCDASESSLCSFPMANISFLKNGRDPVMAYGQPYRISLELEMPESPVNQQLGMFMIKMSCYTKGGETASSVARSAMLHYRSSLLQTLNTVFFSPFLLAGMAEQKQLIEVELFLNYKTNAYQPTIGAVIEIQSKRVQIYSAQLRIHAHFTGIRYVLYNFPIASAVIGVTANFTFLCVIVLFSYLQFIWGGFWPPEQVRVRVMMGDNTRFQQRKEEARKRMEGASLQREQETPSVIGALDDMQGNGMVPEPSTKEPSVILDAPGTVATNLTDKGAYDSKAHEEKEGSEMLMNSSPLPHLRESNLRQRPGPWLSL from the coding sequence ATGACGGGGCCGGTTCTTCTGTGGCTGCAGGACCTGGCAGCTGTCAGTCTTCTCAAAGCCCGACGGACACTATTCCAAGCTGCTATCATATTTTGTGCTCTAGTTCTGTTGCTCTGGGTATCCGTCTTTCTTTATGGAAGCTTCTATTACTCCTACATGCCCACTATCAGCTTCTCTACCCCGGTGCACTACTACTACCGGTCTGACTGCGATGCCTCCGAGTCATCACTTTGTTCTTTTCCTATGGCCAACATCTCATTTCTGAAGAATGGGAGAGACCCTGTAATGGCTTATGGTCAACCATATAGAATATCTTTGGAATTGGAAATGCCGGAGTCTCCAGTCAATCAACAGCTGGGAATGTTTATGATTAAGATGTCTTGCTACACCAAGGGTGGTGAGACTGCTTCATCTGTGGCACGTTCTGCAATGCTGCATTACCGCTCTAGTCTTCTACAGACCCTGAATACCGTGTTCTTCTCTCCTTTTCTGCTGGCTGGAATGGCAGAGCAGAAGCAACTTATAGAAGTTGAACTCTTCTTAAACTACAAGACCAATGCTTACCAGCCAACAATTGGTGCTGTAATTGAGATCCAATCTAAGAGGGTGCAGATCTATTCAGCACAGCTTCGTATCCATGCCCACTTCACTGGAATAAGATATGTACTGTACAACTTCCCTATAGCATCTGCAGTGATCGGCGTGACTGCCAACTTCACGTTCCTTTGTGTCATTGTGCTTTTCAGCTACTTGCAGTTTATATGGGGTGGCTTCTGGCCTCCAGAGCAAGTAAGAGTCAGGGTTATGATGGGAGACAACACCCGCTTCCAACAAAGGAAAGAAGAAGCTCGTAAGCGCATGGAGGGTGCATCCTTACAACGGGAACAAGAAACACCCAGTGTGATTGGTGCACTTGATGATATGCAAGGAAATGGCATGGTACCAGAGCCATCAACAAAGGAGCCCTCAGTAATCCTGGATGCCCCAGGAACTGTTGCGACAAATTTGACTGATAAAGGAGCTTATGACTCCAAAGCGCATGAGGAGAAAGAAGGCTCAGAAATGTTGATGAATTCTTCCCCATTGCCTCACCTGCGTGAATCAAATCTTCGACAGAGACCTGGTCCATGGCTGAGCCTGTGA
- the fnbp4 gene encoding formin-binding protein 4 isoform X1: MGKRNRLTGGTVGRRTILQLSPGLRSGFAGAREEAGSGSEDEQEGDGLRFLKERDTTMRRPAVKATEGLSLLGAYEDSDEEDSGDSKHPPVKSQHNQSADIDSTLANFMAEIDAITTQPTSDEPACQPSLPTSTPPRPEPSGQQPSTEEQAQQTAGTEFQYNTQYSLAGAGVEMGDWQEVWDDNSGCYYYWNTLTNEVSWELPHYLADQMQDLQQYSNSAAVNGKDTAQAGCLVDPIVASATAAASKKETKVKDVIESVVALTSEEEEREGVAASLLGPLIPTEVKEAEEKWRKRLLGGLEEREDSLDSDGEGSRPPGSPSTPLCDPDPLHIAHKDLVIKNQSEENSDAEEETEEDTVELELALERKKAELAALEEGDGSEAGSSPCSETSQEASGPCGPVPKKARWNTAFLPAASPNSNSQESNAQENTDTADSKVPEKAEEVDNKEIDKSEETTLSKTPLKEEVETPELKFQIGELANTLTSKMEFLGINKKAISNFQLLLLQTETRIADWREGALNGVYLRRKLQEAAEHIKHYELNATPKGWSCHWDREHRRYFYVNDQTSASQWDFPVEKGEEVKGHQATQTQMSSQVDAKTSTMSNTGITESFSNASLSSETPQQPGVSSFWTTPQPPPPPENPPPPSECPPPPPPPPGSPPPPPPPPDSDGEIMEVEMEMDDDDGEPPAPGTEEDGSGRSLIPSGSVATKVMESSVPIGKGLKRKAGQVTKAITIGSSPILYTQPAASAAPVITADSYWGVAAVNTPFLPPEPPAPPIPPVPTQPPLPPSQPPYDSLGGKSLPPDKTKKQKKDKSKKSKTKMPSLVKKWQSIQKELDEEEKSSSSDEDRDQLNKRTIEEWKQQQLITGKAGKNANFEALPEDWRQRLKKRKMMNST, from the exons ATGGGAAAGAGAAATCGGCTCACTGGAGGAACAGTCGGGCGTAGAACAATACTGCAGCTTTCACCTGGACTCCGCAGCGGATTCGCTGGTGCAAGGGAAGAAGCAGGTTCAGGATCCGAAG ATGAGCAGGAGGGTGACGGGCTCAGATTTTTGAAAGAAAGAGACACAACTATGAGAAGACCCGCAGTGAAGGCCACAG AGGGATTGTCCCTCCTTGGGGCCTATGAAGACAGCGACGAAGAGGACTCAGGAGACTCTAAGCATCCACCAGTGAAGTCTCAACACAACCAGTCAGCAGATATTGACAGCACGTTGGCTAACTTCATGGCT GAAATTGATGCAATTACCACTCAGCCAACTTCAGATGAGCCTGCATGTCAACCTTCATTACCAACTTCCACCCCTCCAAGACCGGAACCCAGTGGCCAACAACCCTCAACTGAGGAACAGGCTCAACAAACCGCTGGGACTGAGTTCCAGTATAACACACAGTACTCATTAGCTGGAG CTGGAGTAGAGATGGGAGACTGGCAAGAGGTATGGGATGACAACTctggctgctactactactggaaCACACTGACCAATGAGGTATCCTGGGAGCTACCTCATTACCTGGCTGACCAGATGCAAGACCTCCAGCAATATTCCAACAG TGCTGCTGTCAATGGCAAGGATACAGCACAGGCAGGTTGTCTTGTTGACCCAATTGTTGCATCTGCCACTGCCGCAGCCTCAAAGAAGGAAACAAAAGTGAAA GATGTGATTGAGAGTGTTGTAGCTCTCACAAGCGAAGAGGAGGAGCGTGAAGGAGTGGCTGCCTCCCTTCTCGGTCCCCTTATCCCTACTGAAGTGAAGGAGGCAGAGGAGAAGTGGCGGAAAAGGTTGCTAGGAGGTttggaggagagggaggacagtctgGACTCTGACGGAGAGGGCAGTCGCCCTCCAGGATCCCCATCAACACCTCTGTGTGATCCAGACCCTCTCCATATTGCCCACAAAGACCTGGTCATTAAGAATCAGTCAGAAGAAAACTCTGATGCTGAGGAGGAGACGGAGGAAGACACTGTGGAACTTGAACTGGCTCTAGAGAGGAAAAAG GCTGAGCTGGCGGCATTGGAGGAGGGTGATGGGAGTGAAGCTGGCTCCAGTCCTTGTTCTGAGACGAGCCAGGAAGCCTCTGGTCCTTGTGGCCCTGTCCCAAAGAAAGCCCGATGGAATACTGCCTTCCTCCCTGCAGCAAGCCCAAATTCAAATAGTCAAGAATCAAACGCACAGGAGAACACAGACACGG CAGATTCTAAAGTACCAGAGAAAGCTGAGGAAGTGGACAACAAAGAAATAGACAAAAGTGAGGAGACAACTCTTTCCAAAACTCCTCTGAAAGAGGAGGTGGAAACGCCTGAGCTCAAG TTTCAGATTGGAGAACTAGCTAACACCCTAACCAGCAAGATGGAGTTTCTGGGGATAAACAAAAAGGCAATCTCAAACTTTCAGCTGCTTCTACTACAAACAGAG ACACGGATCGCCGATTGGAGGGAGGGTGCACTGAATGGGGTCTATCTCCGACGCAAGTTGCAGGAAGCTGCCGAACACATAAAACATTACGAACTTAACGCCACCCCTAAAGGCTGGTCCTGCCACTGGGACAG AGAGCACAGGCGCTATTTCTATGTGAACGACCAGACCAGTGCCTCCCAGTGGGATTTCCCAGTAGAGAAGGGCGAAGAGGTGAAGGGCCACCAGGCCACCCAGACACAGATGTCTAGCCAAGTAGATGCCAAAACGTCAACCATGTCCAATACTGGGATCACAG AATCTTTTAGTAATGCATCTTTGTCATCAGAAACCCCTCAGCAACCTGGAGTATCCTCATTCTGGACCACACCTCAGCCGCCTCCACCACCTGAAAATCCTCCGCCACCTTCAGagtgccccccaccaccacctcctccaccaggctcaccacctccacctcctccccctcctgACAGTGATGGCGAGATCATGGAGGTGGAAATGgagatggatgatgatgatggggaaCCTCCAGCCCCTGGAACAGAAGAAGATGGTAGTGGAAGGTCCCTTATACCTTCGGGTAGTGTTGCCACTAAG GTTATGGAGTCCTCAGTCCCCATAGGGAAAGGTCTAAAACGCAAAGCTGGTCAGGTGACCAAAGCTATAACAATTGGCAGTAGCCCAATTCTGTATACCCAACCTGCTGCCAGTGCAG ctCCTGTAATTACAGCAGATTCCTATTGGGGTGTGGCAGCGGTCAATACACCTTTCCTCCCTCCTGAACCCCCTGCTCCACCTATCCCACCTGTCCCTACTCAGCCTCCATTGCCCCCATCTCAACCGCCTTATGATTCCTTAGGAGGAAAAAGTCTGCCTCCTGACAAGACCAAAAAACAGAAGAAGGATAAG TCTAAGAAGAGTAAGACGAAAATGCCATCTCTGGTAAAGAAGTGGCAGAGCATCCAGAAAGAACTGGATGAGGAGGAGAAGAGCAGCTCTAGTGATGAAGACAGGGATCAGCTCAACAAGAGGACCATTGAGGAATGGAAACAGCAACAGCTAATCAC AGGTAAAGCTGGAAAGAATGCTAACTTTGAGGCCCTCCCTGAAGATTGGCGGCAAAGACTGAAAAAGAGGAAAATGATGAATAGTACATAA
- the lrrc10 gene encoding leucine-rich repeat-containing protein 10: MGNAMRGVIAFIPSKHCQRFLVGDLKEMPLDRTLDLSSRQLRRLPIAACFFDELVKLYLSDNNLSSLPAELQGLRKLQLLALDFNCFEELPAAVCRLTQLNILYLGNNKLYRLPGELGELKELNTLWLEANYFTEFPDVVCELPNLKTLHLGYNQIRKIPKELVGLEELRSIWLAGNELSEFPPVLLEMHFLAVIDVDRNKIRRFPCLSHLKGLKLIIYDHNPCINAPVVAEGVRRVGRWADSSDDEEEDDASKPVSETTAEVKELPTEGE, encoded by the coding sequence ATGGGGAATGCTATGAGAGGTGTCATTGCCTTCATCCCCTCCAAGCACTGTCAGCGTTTCTTAGTTGGGGACTTGAAGGAAATGCCTCTTGATCGTACCTTAGACCTAAGCAGCCGACAGCTGCGCCGACTGCCTATTGCTGCTTGTTTCTTTGATGAACTGGTGAAACTCTACCTGAGTGACAACAATCTAAGTAGCTTACCAGCTGAACTGCAGGGCCTTAGGAAACTGCAGCTTCTGGCACTTGACTTCAACTGCTTTGAGGAGCTCCCTGCAGCTGTTTGCAGACTAACCCAACTCAATATCCTCTACCTGGGCAACAACAAGCTTTACAGACTCCCTGGAGAACTGGGGGAACTTAAGGAGCTTAATACCCTGTGGCTTGAGGCTAACTACTTCACTGAGTTCCCTGATGTGGTTTGTGAGCTTCCCAATCTCAAGACCCTGCACCTGGGTTATAACCAGATACGCAAAATACCTAAGGAACTTGTGGGGCTGGAAGAGCTAAGAAGTATCTGGCTTGCTGGGAACGAGCTGAGTGAATTCCCGCCTGTGTTGCTGGAAATGCATTTTTTGGCTGTTATTGATGTTGACCGCAACAAAATCCGTCGCTTTCCATGTTTGTCCCATCTGAAGGGTTTGAAACTTATAATTTATGACCATAACCCCTGTATCAATGCCCCAGTCGTTGCAGAAGGAGTCAGAAGGGTTGGGCGCTGGGCGGACAGTtcagatgatgaagaggaggatgacgCATCAAAACCAGTGAGTGAGACCACTGCTGAGGTCAAAGAACTACCTACTGAGGGGGAATAG
- the fnbp4 gene encoding formin-binding protein 4 isoform X2, with translation MGKRNRLTGGTVGRRTILQLSPGLRSGFAGAREEAGSGSEDEQEGDGLRFLKERDTTMRRPAVKATEGLSLLGAYEDSDEEDSGDSKHPPVKSQHNQSADIDSTLANFMAEIDAITTQPTSDEPACQPSLPTSTPPRPEPSGQQPSTEEQAQQTAGTEFQYNTQYSLAGAGVEMGDWQEVWDDNSGCYYYWNTLTNEVSWELPHYLADQMQDLQQYSNSAAVNGKDTAQAGCLVDPIVASATAAASKKETKVKDVIESVVALTSEEEEREGVAASLLGPLIPTEVKEAEEKWRKRLLGGLEEREDSLDSDGEGSRPPGSPSTPLCDPDPLHIAHKDLVIKNQSEENSDAEEETEEDTVELELALERKKAELAALEEGDGSEAGSSPCSETSQEASGPCGPVPKKARWNTAFLPAASPNSNSQESNAQENTDTADSKVPEKAEEVDNKEIDKSEETTLSKTPLKEEVETPELKFQIGELANTLTSKMEFLGINKKAISNFQLLLLQTETRIADWREGALNGVYLRRKLQEAAEHIKHYELNATPKGWSCHWDREHRRYFYVNDQTSASQWDFPVEKGEEVKGHQATQTQMSSQVDAKTSTMSNTGITETPQQPGVSSFWTTPQPPPPPENPPPPSECPPPPPPPPGSPPPPPPPPDSDGEIMEVEMEMDDDDGEPPAPGTEEDGSGRSLIPSGSVATKVMESSVPIGKGLKRKAGQVTKAITIGSSPILYTQPAASAAPVITADSYWGVAAVNTPFLPPEPPAPPIPPVPTQPPLPPSQPPYDSLGGKSLPPDKTKKQKKDKSKKSKTKMPSLVKKWQSIQKELDEEEKSSSSDEDRDQLNKRTIEEWKQQQLITGKAGKNANFEALPEDWRQRLKKRKMMNST, from the exons ATGGGAAAGAGAAATCGGCTCACTGGAGGAACAGTCGGGCGTAGAACAATACTGCAGCTTTCACCTGGACTCCGCAGCGGATTCGCTGGTGCAAGGGAAGAAGCAGGTTCAGGATCCGAAG ATGAGCAGGAGGGTGACGGGCTCAGATTTTTGAAAGAAAGAGACACAACTATGAGAAGACCCGCAGTGAAGGCCACAG AGGGATTGTCCCTCCTTGGGGCCTATGAAGACAGCGACGAAGAGGACTCAGGAGACTCTAAGCATCCACCAGTGAAGTCTCAACACAACCAGTCAGCAGATATTGACAGCACGTTGGCTAACTTCATGGCT GAAATTGATGCAATTACCACTCAGCCAACTTCAGATGAGCCTGCATGTCAACCTTCATTACCAACTTCCACCCCTCCAAGACCGGAACCCAGTGGCCAACAACCCTCAACTGAGGAACAGGCTCAACAAACCGCTGGGACTGAGTTCCAGTATAACACACAGTACTCATTAGCTGGAG CTGGAGTAGAGATGGGAGACTGGCAAGAGGTATGGGATGACAACTctggctgctactactactggaaCACACTGACCAATGAGGTATCCTGGGAGCTACCTCATTACCTGGCTGACCAGATGCAAGACCTCCAGCAATATTCCAACAG TGCTGCTGTCAATGGCAAGGATACAGCACAGGCAGGTTGTCTTGTTGACCCAATTGTTGCATCTGCCACTGCCGCAGCCTCAAAGAAGGAAACAAAAGTGAAA GATGTGATTGAGAGTGTTGTAGCTCTCACAAGCGAAGAGGAGGAGCGTGAAGGAGTGGCTGCCTCCCTTCTCGGTCCCCTTATCCCTACTGAAGTGAAGGAGGCAGAGGAGAAGTGGCGGAAAAGGTTGCTAGGAGGTttggaggagagggaggacagtctgGACTCTGACGGAGAGGGCAGTCGCCCTCCAGGATCCCCATCAACACCTCTGTGTGATCCAGACCCTCTCCATATTGCCCACAAAGACCTGGTCATTAAGAATCAGTCAGAAGAAAACTCTGATGCTGAGGAGGAGACGGAGGAAGACACTGTGGAACTTGAACTGGCTCTAGAGAGGAAAAAG GCTGAGCTGGCGGCATTGGAGGAGGGTGATGGGAGTGAAGCTGGCTCCAGTCCTTGTTCTGAGACGAGCCAGGAAGCCTCTGGTCCTTGTGGCCCTGTCCCAAAGAAAGCCCGATGGAATACTGCCTTCCTCCCTGCAGCAAGCCCAAATTCAAATAGTCAAGAATCAAACGCACAGGAGAACACAGACACGG CAGATTCTAAAGTACCAGAGAAAGCTGAGGAAGTGGACAACAAAGAAATAGACAAAAGTGAGGAGACAACTCTTTCCAAAACTCCTCTGAAAGAGGAGGTGGAAACGCCTGAGCTCAAG TTTCAGATTGGAGAACTAGCTAACACCCTAACCAGCAAGATGGAGTTTCTGGGGATAAACAAAAAGGCAATCTCAAACTTTCAGCTGCTTCTACTACAAACAGAG ACACGGATCGCCGATTGGAGGGAGGGTGCACTGAATGGGGTCTATCTCCGACGCAAGTTGCAGGAAGCTGCCGAACACATAAAACATTACGAACTTAACGCCACCCCTAAAGGCTGGTCCTGCCACTGGGACAG AGAGCACAGGCGCTATTTCTATGTGAACGACCAGACCAGTGCCTCCCAGTGGGATTTCCCAGTAGAGAAGGGCGAAGAGGTGAAGGGCCACCAGGCCACCCAGACACAGATGTCTAGCCAAGTAGATGCCAAAACGTCAACCATGTCCAATACTGGGATCACAG AAACCCCTCAGCAACCTGGAGTATCCTCATTCTGGACCACACCTCAGCCGCCTCCACCACCTGAAAATCCTCCGCCACCTTCAGagtgccccccaccaccacctcctccaccaggctcaccacctccacctcctccccctcctgACAGTGATGGCGAGATCATGGAGGTGGAAATGgagatggatgatgatgatggggaaCCTCCAGCCCCTGGAACAGAAGAAGATGGTAGTGGAAGGTCCCTTATACCTTCGGGTAGTGTTGCCACTAAG GTTATGGAGTCCTCAGTCCCCATAGGGAAAGGTCTAAAACGCAAAGCTGGTCAGGTGACCAAAGCTATAACAATTGGCAGTAGCCCAATTCTGTATACCCAACCTGCTGCCAGTGCAG ctCCTGTAATTACAGCAGATTCCTATTGGGGTGTGGCAGCGGTCAATACACCTTTCCTCCCTCCTGAACCCCCTGCTCCACCTATCCCACCTGTCCCTACTCAGCCTCCATTGCCCCCATCTCAACCGCCTTATGATTCCTTAGGAGGAAAAAGTCTGCCTCCTGACAAGACCAAAAAACAGAAGAAGGATAAG TCTAAGAAGAGTAAGACGAAAATGCCATCTCTGGTAAAGAAGTGGCAGAGCATCCAGAAAGAACTGGATGAGGAGGAGAAGAGCAGCTCTAGTGATGAAGACAGGGATCAGCTCAACAAGAGGACCATTGAGGAATGGAAACAGCAACAGCTAATCAC AGGTAAAGCTGGAAAGAATGCTAACTTTGAGGCCCTCCCTGAAGATTGGCGGCAAAGACTGAAAAAGAGGAAAATGATGAATAGTACATAA